The following coding sequences lie in one Fimbriiglobus ruber genomic window:
- a CDS encoding PVC-type heme-binding CxxCH protein, translated as MSSPGFTRLCLFTAAAFALAVTVPGDALSQKAQKAKKTIPPSSAEEELLKAKPRPKRPELPPSKLPLAFIKGERVAFVGNSTAERMNLYGHFETLLHSRFPNLDLVVRNFARPADEVANRQRPSDYTRLGDPLSAFGPDTFFCFFGFNESFKGPDGVEQFKKDYEKYLDEFAQKYPRDDTGDKPRFVLVSPIAFEPTGDKLLPDAKTENAHLKLYAAAVKAVADKRGLAFVDLYAPTESLFGEKPGLKFTTNGCHLSEAGDREVGLLLDKALFGSPNPGLSDTAKFEKLRAAVNDKSWIHQQDYRMVNGWYVYGGRRTFDTETFPREFMKIRNMAAVRDQYVWDIAQGKEVAAKPDDSKTGDLYTPPTRFGAPGQKYSEAEKLRYLPPEDLIKSCTVPEGFEIKLFADEKKFPEIAKPVQLNFDNKGRLWVSTMPTYPMWKPGDPRPADKLVILEDTDGDGVADKSTIFYDKLHCPTGFEFWNGGVIVVDQPRLLFLKDTDGDGKADLVITLVDGWATEDTHHTINAFEFSPSGLLHMLEGVSMSTAVETPWGPFRNFGSSGCYVLDPRTLKISHFNTPGYGNPWCYVFNEWGQGFCGDGTGANQHWDTPLSGAQYQGRRGLNPVFNTEGMRPVVGSEFLVTRQFPDDVQKQFIYACVINMNGLPRWTFSDDGGGYKGTRVRHNPADPKTAFDLIKSTDKHFRPVDPMLGPDGALWFGDWANALIGHMQYSQRDPNRDHQNGRIYRLVYKNKPLLKPVTQFGKSTPEVLDQLREYEWRTRYRARAELRARSADEVLPAVTAWAAKLDPADPAFDRLRCEALWAQQNFHAVDPELLKQVLAAKTPDARAAAVRVVADERDRFPTALEMLKTAANDPHPRVRTEACRGLSFYSTADAAVAELAARGHKPADYWVSYTAEAALAANEKGWAGAYVKGDLGKDNPDDKKLLASIISSSKTGGQAVPYLQILLGKETQPAEARNKAMSALADMKGGNAENGKLVFRRNCTACHQVFGEGAAYGPQMDGKEPVGKRLTRFKIVESIIDPNADVDAKYLSTKIDTADGKSITGLLVSETKTEVVIFDGKDKRTIKVADIDSRKTLKQSSMPEGLAGTMAPVEFLDVVAFLSSLK; from the coding sequence ATGTCCTCCCCAGGATTCACTCGGCTGTGTTTGTTCACAGCCGCGGCCTTCGCCTTGGCAGTGACCGTGCCGGGCGATGCGTTATCGCAAAAAGCGCAGAAGGCGAAAAAGACCATTCCGCCCAGCTCGGCCGAAGAGGAATTGCTGAAGGCGAAGCCGCGGCCCAAGCGGCCCGAGTTGCCTCCCAGCAAACTCCCGCTCGCGTTCATCAAGGGCGAGCGCGTCGCCTTCGTCGGGAACTCGACGGCCGAGCGGATGAATCTGTACGGCCACTTCGAGACTCTGCTCCACTCGCGCTTCCCGAACTTGGATCTGGTCGTCCGCAACTTCGCCCGCCCCGCGGACGAAGTCGCCAACCGGCAGCGGCCCAGCGACTACACCCGACTCGGCGACCCGCTCAGCGCGTTCGGGCCGGATACCTTCTTCTGCTTCTTCGGGTTCAACGAATCGTTCAAGGGGCCGGACGGAGTCGAGCAGTTCAAGAAGGATTACGAGAAATACCTCGACGAATTCGCCCAAAAGTACCCGCGCGACGACACAGGCGACAAGCCCCGCTTCGTTCTCGTCTCCCCGATCGCATTCGAGCCAACCGGCGACAAGCTCTTACCGGACGCCAAGACCGAGAACGCTCACCTCAAGCTCTACGCCGCCGCGGTCAAGGCCGTGGCCGATAAGCGCGGGCTCGCGTTCGTCGACCTCTACGCCCCGACCGAGTCACTGTTCGGCGAGAAGCCGGGCCTGAAATTCACGACCAACGGTTGCCACTTGAGCGAAGCCGGGGATCGCGAGGTCGGCCTGCTGCTCGACAAGGCGCTGTTCGGCTCGCCCAACCCGGGTCTGAGCGACACCGCCAAGTTCGAAAAACTCCGGGCGGCGGTCAACGACAAGTCGTGGATTCACCAGCAAGACTACCGCATGGTCAACGGCTGGTACGTGTACGGCGGCCGGCGGACGTTCGATACCGAGACGTTCCCCCGCGAGTTCATGAAGATCCGCAACATGGCCGCCGTTCGCGACCAGTACGTCTGGGACATCGCGCAAGGGAAAGAAGTCGCCGCCAAGCCGGACGACAGCAAGACCGGAGACCTCTACACGCCCCCGACCCGATTCGGCGCGCCGGGGCAGAAATACTCGGAAGCCGAGAAGCTTCGTTACCTGCCTCCCGAAGACCTGATCAAGTCATGTACCGTGCCCGAGGGCTTTGAAATCAAGCTCTTCGCGGACGAGAAGAAGTTCCCCGAGATCGCCAAACCCGTGCAGCTCAACTTCGACAACAAGGGCCGCCTGTGGGTGTCGACGATGCCCACGTACCCGATGTGGAAGCCGGGCGACCCGCGGCCGGCCGATAAGCTCGTGATCCTGGAAGACACCGACGGCGACGGCGTCGCAGACAAGTCGACTATCTTCTACGACAAGCTCCACTGCCCGACTGGATTCGAGTTCTGGAACGGCGGCGTGATCGTAGTCGACCAACCCCGCCTGCTATTCCTCAAGGATACGGACGGCGACGGCAAGGCGGACCTGGTGATCACGCTCGTCGACGGCTGGGCCACGGAAGACACCCACCACACGATCAACGCCTTCGAGTTCAGCCCGAGCGGCCTCTTGCACATGCTCGAAGGCGTGTCGATGAGTACGGCCGTCGAAACGCCGTGGGGTCCGTTCCGCAACTTCGGCTCGTCCGGGTGCTACGTCCTCGACCCGCGGACGCTCAAGATCAGCCACTTCAACACACCCGGCTACGGCAACCCGTGGTGCTACGTGTTCAACGAGTGGGGCCAGGGCTTCTGCGGCGACGGGACCGGGGCGAACCAGCACTGGGACACGCCCCTCTCGGGCGCCCAATACCAGGGCCGCCGCGGGCTCAACCCAGTCTTCAACACCGAGGGCATGCGGCCGGTCGTCGGGAGCGAATTCCTCGTCACCCGCCAGTTCCCGGACGACGTTCAGAAGCAGTTCATTTACGCCTGCGTCATCAATATGAACGGCCTGCCGCGCTGGACGTTCTCGGACGACGGCGGCGGTTACAAGGGTACGCGAGTCCGCCACAACCCGGCCGACCCCAAAACAGCCTTCGACCTGATTAAGTCGACCGACAAGCACTTCCGCCCGGTCGACCCGATGCTCGGGCCGGACGGCGCCCTCTGGTTCGGCGACTGGGCCAACGCCCTCATCGGGCACATGCAGTATTCCCAGCGCGACCCGAACCGCGACCACCAGAACGGCCGCATTTACCGGCTCGTGTACAAGAACAAGCCGTTACTCAAGCCGGTCACGCAGTTCGGCAAATCGACCCCCGAAGTCCTCGACCAACTCCGTGAGTACGAGTGGCGAACTCGCTACCGCGCCCGCGCCGAACTCCGCGCCCGTTCGGCCGACGAAGTCCTCCCGGCAGTCACGGCGTGGGCCGCCAAACTCGACCCGGCCGACCCGGCGTTCGACCGCCTCCGGTGCGAGGCACTCTGGGCCCAACAGAACTTCCACGCGGTCGATCCGGAGTTGCTGAAGCAAGTCCTCGCCGCGAAAACGCCGGACGCCCGCGCCGCAGCCGTCCGCGTGGTGGCCGACGAACGGGACCGCTTCCCGACCGCCCTGGAAATGCTGAAGACCGCAGCGAACGACCCGCACCCGCGGGTCCGCACCGAGGCGTGCCGCGGGCTCAGTTTCTACTCGACAGCCGACGCGGCCGTCGCCGAACTCGCCGCCCGGGGCCACAAGCCGGCCGACTACTGGGTGTCGTACACGGCCGAGGCCGCGCTCGCGGCGAACGAGAAGGGGTGGGCCGGCGCCTACGTCAAAGGCGACCTCGGCAAGGACAATCCGGACGACAAGAAACTGCTCGCGAGCATCATCTCGTCGTCCAAGACCGGCGGCCAGGCGGTACCGTATCTGCAAATCCTGCTTGGCAAGGAGACGCAGCCGGCGGAAGCCCGGAACAAAGCGATGTCGGCCCTCGCGGACATGAAGGGCGGGAACGCCGAGAACGGCAAGCTCGTGTTCCGCCGCAACTGCACCGCCTGCCACCAGGTCTTCGGCGAAGGCGCGGCCTACGGGCCACAGATGGACGGCAAGGAGCCGGTCGGCAAGCGGCTGACGCGGTTCAAGATCGTCGAATCGATCATCGACCCGAACGCCGACGTGGACGCCAAATACCTGTCCACGAAGATCGACACGGCCGACGGCAAATCGATCACTGGCCTCCTGGTGAGCGAGACAAAGACCGAGGTCGTGATCTTCGACGGTAAGGATAAGCGCACGATCAAGGTCGCCGACATCGACTCGCGCAAGACCCTCAAGCAGAGCAGTATGCCCGAGGGCCTGGCCGGAACGATGGCGCCGGTCGAATTCCTGGACGTGGTCGCGTTCTTGTCGTCGTTAAAGTGA
- a CDS encoding type II toxin-antitoxin system VapC family toxin, giving the protein MIVFDTDIVTLISYGRNAKLRQRIESVGNDEDLAITIVTHMEILQGRFDSILKAASEGELLKAMERFRASRSMLDSFRLLEIDDVASGHFAGMTQSKKRPKMKRGDMLIACIALANDALLVTRNEKDYKAVNGLRVENWAD; this is encoded by the coding sequence ATGATCGTATTTGATACGGACATCGTAACGTTGATCTCCTACGGGCGAAATGCAAAGCTCCGGCAACGGATTGAGTCGGTGGGAAACGACGAGGATCTGGCAATAACAATCGTTACCCACATGGAAATCCTACAGGGACGTTTCGACAGCATCCTCAAGGCCGCAAGCGAGGGCGAATTGCTCAAAGCGATGGAGCGATTCCGGGCATCGCGAAGTATGCTCGATTCATTTCGTCTGCTGGAAATAGACGATGTCGCCAGCGGTCACTTCGCGGGAATGACACAGTCAAAGAAGCGACCAAAAATGAAACGTGGCGACATGCTCATTGCATGCATCGCCCTCGCAAACGACGCTCTTTTGGTCACGCGAAACGAGAAGGATTATAAAGCAGTGAACGGACTGCGCGTCGAAAACTGGGCGGATTGA
- a CDS encoding helix-turn-helix domain-containing protein has product MPVLGRSEGNDSSTEEVLTLAEVAAYLRVPEDTVQNMASEGMMPAQKIGGEWRFLRTALIDWMRYDSRSYRNRLPFHPEFLFNTRFADALLDLLEERLLRKLKAGNVHEAGSKQAVLKHFGVFGEDDDLEDRLADARARRRSPE; this is encoded by the coding sequence ATGCCGGTTCTGGGGCGATCAGAGGGAAACGATTCATCAACCGAGGAAGTTCTCACTCTGGCCGAAGTCGCAGCGTACCTACGAGTACCAGAGGATACGGTACAAAACATGGCAAGTGAGGGAATGATGCCCGCCCAGAAAATCGGCGGCGAGTGGCGATTCCTGCGGACGGCACTCATTGACTGGATGCGATATGATAGCCGGTCGTACCGGAACAGGTTACCGTTCCATCCGGAATTTCTATTCAACACGCGATTCGCGGACGCGTTGCTGGATCTTCTTGAGGAGCGCCTTCTTCGCAAACTGAAGGCAGGGAATGTCCACGAGGCGGGCTCCAAGCAAGCCGTTCTCAAACATTTTGGCGTATTCGGAGAGGATGATGACCTGGAGGACCGGCTCGCCGATGCTCGGGCGCGACGGAGATCGCCGGAATGA
- a CDS encoding tyrosine-type recombinase/integrase yields MTTIDGDQIKLSQDKKEAQKALHALLATRDEKIEEPVGAIPTFRKLADVYLEHTKAHLAEKVFKNRLQYLQMFCDHTGRKLATELKPYMVTSFIDKQKWAESTSVTARGAIVGCLRFAVREGYLTQNPLAGVKVGKTQRRDRVLSKDERERMRQACSPWFLDFLTACEITGARPFGEIAQLTAEMIDWNAGVIEIKQHKNAKKGKTRTIFLTPPLETLLRRMVEKHPTGLLFRTRKNGKWKADAVCYHMRKMERELEIPRLNFYAYRKALITDALEKGISAEVISELVGNSPQAIHDYYNRLSERRNTLKEAAAKAIG; encoded by the coding sequence ATGACCACCATCGACGGAGACCAAATCAAGCTCTCGCAGGACAAAAAAGAAGCACAGAAGGCGCTTCACGCACTTCTGGCCACACGGGACGAAAAAATCGAGGAACCAGTCGGGGCCATCCCGACTTTCCGAAAACTGGCCGACGTTTACCTGGAGCACACGAAGGCTCACCTGGCCGAAAAAGTATTCAAAAATCGGCTCCAGTACCTCCAAATGTTCTGCGATCACACCGGCCGGAAGCTGGCCACCGAACTCAAGCCCTACATGGTTACGTCGTTCATCGACAAGCAAAAATGGGCGGAGAGCACGAGCGTTACAGCGCGCGGTGCGATCGTCGGTTGTTTGCGGTTCGCTGTTCGGGAAGGATACCTGACCCAAAACCCCCTTGCTGGGGTGAAAGTGGGGAAGACCCAGCGGCGGGATCGCGTACTGTCGAAGGACGAGCGAGAACGGATGCGACAGGCATGCAGTCCGTGGTTCCTCGATTTTCTCACCGCGTGTGAAATCACCGGCGCCAGACCATTCGGGGAGATTGCGCAACTCACGGCCGAGATGATCGATTGGAACGCCGGTGTGATCGAGATCAAGCAGCACAAGAACGCGAAGAAGGGAAAGACCCGAACGATTTTTCTTACCCCTCCCCTGGAGACGTTGCTCAGGCGAATGGTCGAAAAGCACCCCACCGGTTTGCTCTTCCGAACGCGGAAGAACGGAAAATGGAAAGCCGATGCCGTTTGTTATCACATGAGAAAGATGGAAAGGGAATTGGAGATTCCAAGGCTGAACTTCTACGCTTATCGGAAGGCCTTGATTACCGATGCTCTCGAAAAAGGAATTTCCGCCGAGGTGATCAGCGAATTGGTAGGGAACAGCCCGCAAGCTATCCACGATTATTATAACCGGCTCTCGGAACGCCGGAACACTCTGAAAGAAGCCGCTGCAAAGGCCATCGGCTGA
- a CDS encoding helix-turn-helix domain-containing protein, with the protein MLTVKECAARACVSLSLVYQWISEGTLPCYRMGCKGKRGTIRIDESDLENFLQTLKVSEMPRKDESLRFIK; encoded by the coding sequence TTGCTGACCGTCAAAGAATGCGCGGCTCGGGCCTGTGTGAGCCTGAGCCTCGTTTACCAGTGGATTTCCGAAGGAACCCTCCCATGCTACCGGATGGGCTGCAAAGGGAAGCGTGGCACCATCCGGATCGATGAGTCTGACCTGGAAAACTTTTTGCAAACCCTGAAGGTCAGTGAAATGCCCCGCAAAGACGAGTCGCTTCGATTCATCAAATAA
- a CDS encoding type IV secretory system conjugative DNA transfer family protein — protein sequence MVRLLYQLILGLFLHRDAVLKIGPGRKDQLTLQQCCSNVFISGMIGSGKTTGICANLALGLYGHPSRPGGLILCQKPDEAARHIEYMRQTGRLADLIHVKPGGRWRINLLDSELSARGGGVESAKALLGVIMEAANRNRQRTSSDSYWPESSERQMGYAMALIQMAGLVVGFQEVLEFCQSLPNSSEQFKDPKWRQSSPAAKIVLAASMNRSETRAFKMAWEWFSTEWPELSEKTRSIIQSVTLNTLDKLLSNRFADLITGDTTFTAEKALRDGKLVIFDVPGAVYGPPAQWAAVAVKLLFQRAAMRRSLKEPCRPFIFYTDEAANFCVPELDAMFLSQSRQFKCICINVIQNIPLAVTALGSSEAARHQVQAWMSNHATVIGCANSDPETNKLLSNFAGEVTEVTFGGSSGTSQPFDIVSDFLGQPQGNISASWNQVFRPALPPDAFVSLSKGGKSRKVEAYVFQSGRRFSNGNTFIKAQFRQRF from the coding sequence ATGGTTCGGTTGCTCTATCAGTTAATTCTCGGCCTATTCCTTCACCGAGACGCCGTCCTCAAGATTGGACCGGGACGAAAGGACCAGCTTACGCTGCAGCAGTGTTGCTCGAACGTCTTTATCAGCGGGATGATCGGTTCGGGGAAAACCACGGGAATTTGTGCGAATCTGGCCTTGGGACTATACGGGCACCCGTCACGTCCCGGGGGGCTGATACTCTGCCAGAAGCCAGACGAAGCGGCCCGACACATCGAATACATGCGCCAAACCGGACGGCTGGCAGACCTGATCCACGTGAAGCCCGGCGGTCGGTGGCGGATCAATCTGCTGGATTCTGAACTCAGCGCAAGAGGGGGTGGGGTGGAGAGCGCGAAGGCCCTCCTCGGCGTCATCATGGAAGCCGCAAATCGTAACCGGCAGCGAACCAGTTCCGACAGCTATTGGCCCGAAAGCTCCGAAAGGCAGATGGGCTACGCGATGGCCCTAATCCAAATGGCGGGGTTAGTTGTCGGTTTTCAGGAAGTTCTCGAATTTTGCCAATCCCTTCCCAATAGCTCTGAGCAGTTCAAAGACCCGAAGTGGAGGCAAAGCTCTCCGGCCGCGAAAATCGTCCTGGCAGCCTCGATGAATCGTAGCGAGACGCGTGCGTTCAAGATGGCCTGGGAGTGGTTCAGTACCGAGTGGCCCGAACTCTCAGAAAAAACCCGCAGCATCATTCAGTCGGTGACCCTGAATACCCTCGACAAGCTACTTTCCAACCGCTTTGCAGACCTAATCACCGGCGACACGACGTTCACCGCCGAGAAGGCGTTAAGGGATGGGAAACTGGTCATCTTCGACGTACCGGGGGCGGTTTACGGGCCTCCGGCACAGTGGGCAGCCGTTGCCGTCAAGCTCCTATTCCAGCGGGCAGCGATGCGGCGAAGTCTCAAGGAACCGTGTCGACCATTTATCTTTTATACGGATGAGGCTGCGAATTTTTGTGTACCGGAACTCGACGCGATGTTTCTTAGTCAATCCCGGCAGTTCAAATGCATCTGCATCAACGTCATTCAAAACATCCCGCTTGCAGTCACGGCGTTAGGCAGCAGCGAAGCAGCACGACACCAAGTTCAGGCCTGGATGAGTAATCACGCAACGGTGATAGGGTGTGCTAACTCGGACCCGGAAACGAACAAGCTTCTGTCGAATTTCGCCGGGGAAGTAACGGAAGTCACCTTTGGAGGATCGAGCGGGACGAGTCAACCCTTCGACATCGTGAGTGACTTCCTCGGACAACCACAGGGCAACATTAGCGCCAGTTGGAATCAGGTATTTAGACCTGCTCTGCCCCCCGATGCGTTTGTTTCGCTCTCCAAGGGCGGTAAAAGCCGAAAGGTGGAAGCGTACGTCTTCCAATCCGGCCGGCGCTTCAGCAATGGCAACACCTTCATCAAGGCACAGTTCAGGCAACGATTCTAA
- a CDS encoding ParB/RepB/Spo0J family partition protein: MVVTQIPISKILNLFRDRKDRTTKHYYDHETALTNDIREAGIRNPLKAYVERELYQLVCGQSRLNAARRAALDTVPVIVLSGEITPTRLLIEELTDNNMTESFDILAQAEIFIDLMREGGWTQAELCRNVPAAKQTAVSKAMAIFENLIEELKLKIKTSELGPRLGYGLSRLLPDQQLAEYEKVKLMKVQAAEAYLSDSLVVSTRKQKPARPVKVSIGDVTIVFGIQDLTKIFSHLSTLVDALKRLEKLGLPLANLQAILKAK, from the coding sequence TTGGTCGTCACTCAGATTCCGATTTCAAAGATCCTGAATTTATTCCGTGATCGCAAAGACCGGACGACGAAGCACTACTACGACCACGAAACGGCCCTGACCAATGACATCCGCGAGGCCGGTATCCGAAATCCCCTCAAGGCATATGTCGAGCGAGAGCTTTACCAGCTCGTCTGCGGACAAAGCAGGCTTAATGCGGCTCGACGTGCCGCGTTAGATACGGTGCCTGTGATTGTCCTGTCCGGAGAAATCACCCCGACCCGCCTGTTAATCGAGGAATTGACTGACAACAATATGACGGAATCGTTCGACATCCTGGCTCAGGCCGAAATCTTCATCGATCTGATGCGGGAAGGCGGCTGGACTCAGGCCGAGCTGTGCCGAAACGTCCCCGCCGCGAAACAGACCGCGGTGAGCAAAGCGATGGCGATCTTCGAGAACCTGATTGAGGAATTAAAGCTCAAAATCAAGACCTCCGAACTCGGGCCGCGCCTCGGGTACGGTTTGTCAAGATTGCTCCCGGATCAGCAACTGGCGGAATATGAGAAAGTGAAGCTCATGAAGGTGCAAGCTGCCGAAGCGTACCTCTCCGACAGCCTGGTCGTTTCGACGAGAAAGCAGAAGCCGGCACGACCCGTCAAAGTGAGTATCGGCGACGTGACCATCGTGTTCGGGATTCAAGACCTGACGAAAATCTTCTCCCATTTGTCAACCCTCGTAGACGCCCTGAAACGGCTGGAGAAGCTCGGCTTACCCCTGGCGAATCTCCAGGCCATTTTGAAGGCCAAGTAA
- a CDS encoding GP88 family protein, producing MESIRGLLVAGNEKLSAQAFHFDLPAGLTCPGKSQLCHKRCYARRGRFTFPQVQKRLHWCFERSKRSDFADVLSDELYRKGVLLMRWHCAGDIYSPAYARKMLEVVGRSPHTSFWCYTRSWRVPKIYPILKAMSFLPNMKLWFSVDAETEYPAEVPENVRVAWLQTEKDDDMEDADLIFLDYPFRKQPIPLTVLAKACPAETPKGKERGTTCATCGICWKD from the coding sequence GTGGAATCCATTCGAGGTCTGTTGGTCGCTGGGAATGAAAAGCTGTCTGCTCAAGCCTTTCACTTCGACCTTCCTGCCGGTTTGACGTGTCCTGGTAAATCCCAGCTCTGTCACAAACGGTGTTACGCACGACGGGGACGGTTTACCTTTCCTCAAGTGCAAAAGCGCCTTCACTGGTGCTTTGAACGCTCGAAGCGGTCCGATTTCGCGGATGTCCTGTCCGACGAATTGTACCGCAAAGGCGTTCTTCTGATGCGATGGCATTGCGCTGGGGATATTTACAGCCCTGCGTATGCCCGCAAAATGCTGGAGGTCGTCGGTCGATCCCCGCACACTTCGTTCTGGTGTTACACCCGAAGCTGGAGAGTGCCGAAGATTTACCCGATCCTCAAGGCCATGAGCTTCCTACCCAACATGAAGCTCTGGTTTTCAGTCGACGCCGAGACGGAATACCCCGCCGAGGTGCCCGAGAATGTTCGAGTGGCCTGGTTGCAAACGGAAAAAGACGATGACATGGAAGACGCTGATTTGATCTTCCTCGATTATCCCTTCCGCAAGCAACCCATTCCACTCACCGTTCTCGCCAAAGCGTGCCCCGCCGAAACCCCCAAAGGGAAGGAGCGAGGTACGACCTGTGCCACGTGCGGAATCTGCTGGAAAGACTGA
- a CDS encoding IS5 family transposase, producing the protein MDATVRKPYPTDLTDLQWEIIQVVLPAARPGGRPRSVDLREVLNAIVYVNRSGCQWSMLPHDFPAKSTVYEYFAQWRDDGTWQELLDVLREGYREVHAPSHERTPSAASIDSQSVKGTEHAGGNGYDAGKKIQGRKRSIVVDTLGLLMVVAVTAGHVDDAAAAPTVLEGLDRDAYPRLKVVWADGKYHNHALNGWKDGHPELGWELVIVRRPDGVKGFTLLPKRWVVERTFGWLGRARRLSRNYERLNSSSESMIRVRSIQLILNRMDPQERYPPFKYRVASK; encoded by the coding sequence ATGGATGCGACCGTTCGCAAACCGTATCCGACCGATTTGACCGACCTCCAATGGGAGATCATCCAGGTCGTCCTGCCGGCCGCCCGACCCGGAGGACGCCCCCGGTCGGTGGACCTCCGGGAGGTGCTGAACGCGATCGTGTACGTGAACCGGTCGGGGTGTCAGTGGTCGATGCTCCCGCACGACTTCCCGGCCAAGAGTACGGTGTACGAATACTTCGCCCAGTGGCGGGACGATGGCACCTGGCAAGAACTCCTGGATGTCCTCCGGGAGGGGTATCGGGAAGTCCACGCCCCGAGTCACGAGCGGACCCCGAGTGCCGCGAGCATCGACAGCCAGTCGGTCAAAGGGACCGAACACGCGGGCGGGAACGGGTACGATGCGGGCAAGAAAATCCAGGGCCGGAAGCGGTCGATCGTGGTCGATACGCTGGGCCTGCTGATGGTCGTGGCGGTGACCGCCGGGCACGTCGACGACGCGGCCGCGGCCCCGACCGTACTCGAAGGGTTGGACCGTGACGCGTACCCGCGATTGAAGGTCGTGTGGGCCGACGGGAAGTACCACAACCATGCCCTGAACGGGTGGAAAGACGGCCACCCGGAACTCGGATGGGAACTCGTCATCGTCCGCCGACCGGACGGGGTCAAGGGGTTCACCCTGTTACCCAAGCGGTGGGTCGTCGAGCGGACGTTCGGGTGGCTCGGGCGGGCCCGGCGGTTAAGTCGTAATTATGAGCGACTGAATAGTTCCAGCGAATCCATGATTCGTGTGCGGTCAATCCAGCTGATCCTCAATCGCATGGATCCACAAGAGCGTTATCCCCCGTTTAAATATAGAGTTGCATCAAAATAG
- a CDS encoding transposase gives MRSAKKPKLCSRQIQDRAAELISPIFRPSSSRKCSAPVLLQVVLTAAANIISLFGACLRLGTISDQTARSELKSRLPKQRKPLEAKLNHALREPLPPNTRRRSRDLAIDYHEIPYHGHGPKNHVRGNKPRSGTTTFFTYATACLIHHGHRYTLAYTWVRAEDSTVEVLQRLLTEVGNSGVRIRKLLLDRGFFSVAVMQFLQERNCPFLMPVVMRGRKPRRGKKSTGWRMFRRKPAGWYRHTHRHKGEEVTVRVCVSYKSYRHHRTNKRRAKTLVFASWRVSGAPRDVRDAYRTRFGIESSYRQLGQARIRTSTRNPILRSFFVGLALLLRNLWVWFQALWFGEDRHPRVQAASKRFQFRWMLAVLAQGNNDNETLSDTRT, from the coding sequence ATGCGTTCTGCCAAGAAGCCTAAACTGTGTTCCCGGCAAATTCAAGATCGGGCTGCGGAACTGATCTCTCCGATCTTCAGACCATCGAGTTCGCGCAAATGTTCTGCGCCGGTTCTGCTCCAGGTCGTGTTGACGGCTGCGGCCAACATCATCTCGTTGTTCGGGGCCTGCCTTCGTCTGGGTACGATCTCCGATCAGACGGCGCGCAGCGAATTGAAGTCGCGTCTGCCCAAACAGCGCAAGCCGCTCGAAGCCAAGCTGAACCACGCCTTGCGCGAACCGCTGCCGCCGAACACGCGCCGCCGGTCTCGGGATCTGGCGATCGATTACCACGAAATTCCGTATCACGGACACGGTCCCAAGAATCACGTCCGGGGCAACAAGCCACGCTCGGGGACGACCACGTTTTTTACCTACGCCACCGCCTGTCTGATTCATCATGGGCACAGGTATACCCTGGCGTACACGTGGGTCCGGGCGGAAGACTCGACGGTCGAGGTTCTGCAACGACTCCTGACCGAGGTCGGGAACAGCGGCGTGAGGATTCGCAAACTGCTTCTGGATCGGGGGTTTTTCAGCGTCGCCGTGATGCAGTTTCTCCAGGAGCGCAACTGTCCCTTCCTGATGCCCGTGGTGATGCGCGGGCGGAAGCCGCGTCGCGGGAAGAAGTCCACGGGATGGCGGATGTTCCGGCGCAAGCCCGCCGGCTGGTATCGTCACACGCACCGTCACAAGGGTGAGGAGGTGACCGTGAGGGTCTGTGTGAGTTACAAGAGCTACCGCCACCACCGGACGAACAAGCGGCGGGCCAAGACGTTGGTATTCGCCAGCTGGCGTGTGTCGGGTGCACCGAGGGACGTGCGTGACGCGTATCGCACACGGTTCGGGATCGAAAGCAGCTATCGGCAACTCGGTCAGGCGCGAATCCGGACCAGTACCCGGAACCCGATCCTGCGATCGTTCTTCGTGGGTCTGGCCCTGTTGCTGCGAAACCTTTGGGTGTGGTTTCAGGCGCTCTGGTTCGGGGAGGACAGGCACCCGCGAGTGCAAGCGGCATCGAAACGATTCCAGTTCAGGTGGATGTTGGCCGTACTTGCTCAAGGAAATAACGACAACGAAACGCTTTCTGATACGCGAACATAA